One stretch of Nicotiana tabacum cultivar K326 chromosome 18, ASM71507v2, whole genome shotgun sequence DNA includes these proteins:
- the LOC107787133 gene encoding uncharacterized protein LOC107787133: protein MQNQTLHLLMKYELTKSTDSYFSVLFKAEKLNFSLREFGLITGLNCVNKFSDYGYTSTYVSPLMNTYFPNKERVEKWHLKKVVTNKAWANDVDAVKLCILYMLEFFVCPSDKDHVTFIDKFMFFLIESGNFESYPWGIKSFKQVIESVRHRLNPHVHSYLIRGCSLALQVWLYECCSSVSTELATRCSESIPRILRWSATKGQIWLTAIEEKMIKPEWIKFTNMIESGEELGVLNLPDKIQYEDEHGAQPSHVPTAASPSFEPKYTDCQEDIESVSSKLMKLEKGIVQVDVKLDAYRKDVFEELSSLREFIDQSLKGVMNVINKRFDLDESKFAGSSTKNNYQHQGDNNQQFQFNAGDQLHGSTSNTATISPEHFQPHVDLYPDFQEAAEAYKAEHLQGNIEEEPVIDEVAEPQQAEGEVPQSPIHGVTVTEVVPEGIDKKVVPEGIENKGLTLDDFELPENLSQLVMYGEPILDESTPVHPGRTRQPGKHARSPFTSLYSSGGSTSVGPKKFYLKHPFTSVIGENVDPELTKRFTNWLYIRSDKVSRRRKYYFSKKDNQIKPWLDFGCEKIDKKDWFYDLAHPGQVINNTISIKNIIIHNICFVFSCVV from the exons ATGCAAAACCAAACACTTCATCTTCTGATGAAGTATGAATTGACAAAGTCTACTGACTCATATTTTTCAGTACTATTTAAGgctgaaaaattgaatttttccttgaGAGAATTTGGGTTGATAACTGGTCTTAATTGTGTGAATAAGTTTTCAGACTATGGTTACACTTCCACCTATGTTAGCCCTTTAATGAATACATATTTTCCGAACAAAGAAAGGGTTGAGAAATGGCATTTGAAAAAAGTAGTGACTAATAAAGCATGGGCAAACGATGTGGATGCGGTGAAGTTGTGCATTCTTTATATGTTGGAATTTTTTGTTTGTCCTTCTGATAAAGACCATGTGACTTTCATAGACAAGTTTATGTTCTTTCTAATAGAGTCTGGTAATTTTGAGTCATACCCATGGGGTATCAAATCCTTCAAGCAGGTTATTGAATCTGTCCGACATCGTCTTAATCCCCATGTACATTCTTATCTGATACGGGGATGCTCATTAGCCTTGCAAGTGTGGTTATATGAGTGTTGCTCGTCCGTCAGCACCGAGCTTGCTACGAGATGTTCTGAATCTATACCTCGCATTTTAAGATGGTCAGCTACAAAAGGGCAGATTTGGTTAACTGCAATTGAAGAGAAGATGATCAAGCCTGAGTGGATCAAG TTCACAAACATGATTGAATCTGGAGAAGAGCTTGGAGTGCTTAATCTGCCAGACAAGATTCAATATGAAGATGAACATGGTGCTCAACCATCACATGTTCCAACTGCTGCTTCTCCATCATTTGAACCCAAATATACAGATTGTCAAGAGGACATTGAATCTGTCAGTAGCAAGCTCATGAAGTTGGAAAAGGGGATTGTGCAG gTTGATGTAAAGTTAGATGCCTATAGGAAGGATGTTTTTGAGGAACTCTCAAGCCTTCGAGAGTTCATAGATCAATctttgaagggtgttatgaaTGTGATAAACAAGAGGTTTGATTTGGACGAGTCAAAG TTTGCTGGTAGttcaacaaaaaataattacCAACATCAAGGAGATAACAACCAGCAATTCCAGTTCAATGCTGGTGATCAACTGCATGGAAGCACAAGCAATACAG CTACAATTTCTCCAGAACATTTTCAACCACATGTTGACTTATATCCTGACTTCCAAGAAGCAGCTGAGGCATATAAAGCAG AACATCTACAAGGAAATATTGAGGAAGAACCAGTAATTGATGAAGTGGCTGAGCCACAACAAGCAG AAGGTGAAGTTCCACAGTCGCCAATTCACGGTGTGACTGTGACTGAAGTTGTTCCTGAAGGCATTGATAAAAAAGTTGTTCCTGAAGGCATTGAAAACAAAGGTTTGACATTGGATGACTTTGAGCTGCCAGAAAACTTATCACAGTTGGTCATGTATGGCGAGCCCATACTAGATGAATCAACCCCTGTTCATCCCGGTAGAACAAGGCAACCGGGAAAACATGCACGATCACCTTTCACATCTTTGTATAGTTCTGGAGGCAGCACATCTGTTGGACCTAAAAAATTTTACCTCAAGCACCCCTTCACAAGTGTCATAGGTGAAAATGTAGATCCTGAATTGACAAAAAGGTTCACCAACTGGTTATACATTCGTAGTGATAAAGTATCTAGGAG GAGGAAATATTACTTTTCCAAGAAGGATAACCAAATCAAGCCTTGGTTGGATTTTGGTTGTGAAAAGATTGATAAGAAGGACTGGTTTTATGACCTTGCTCACCCCGGACAAGTTATCAATAACACAATAAGTATAAAGAACATAATCATTCACAATATCTGTTTTGTCTTCAGCTGTGTAGTGTAA